TCTGTAATGAGTAACCCATTCATTAATCCTGTTTTTGAATTTAGCCAGGATGAATTTTTCCCATTAATAATTCATCCATTGTCTAAATTTTCCATAGTAATTTCATCAAGAGAGCTTTGTTAATGTCTTTAAGTCTTTTAATGACTAATCCATTTTCTTCAATAGGAGCACAAGTATGTTCCCATTCAAGggtaacaatttttattttttctggatTGCCTGACCACAAGAAGTTTCTTATGATTTTTTCACAAGCTTAAATCACACTCTTAGAACATTTGTAAATGGACATAGAGTACACAGGGATACTGCATAATACTGTTTTAATTAAGTTGATTCTAGCTTTGAAGCTTAATAATTTACCCATCCATCTAGCTAACTGAGATCACAAAGTGAAGTATATGAATAGATTTAATCCTTCCATGAGCAAGAACTACACCCAAATATTTGTTAGGGAATTCAGATAAGTTAACTTGAAGATGATCTGTAATGCTCcttcttatatttatattaacccCATCAAAAAAgcattttcttttttctctacTAATGATCTGCCCAGAATCTAGTTGATAGtcatgaagaatctgaagtaaaTTATTAAGAGAATTCTTATGCCCGTTGCATAATATGAAGATATCatttgcaaaaataaataaataaatgagatGGATAGACTTCATTTTTGATGACCGTTGGCAGTATTTTACCTTCATTTATGTATTAGGAAATCTGTCTGCTCAATAAATCTTCtgcaatcacaaataatttgGTTGTCTTGAGAAGAACAAAAATTCGGTCACAGAACCCCTTGGAGAAGCCATAATGTTGTAGAACTGAAATGAAAAATCCCAACTGAGAGGGTCAAaggcctgagagatatcaagtttCAACCCAACATTCCCGCCTCTTCTTTTAATCTTCATTTCATTGACTAGCTCAGAtgcaatcaatttttttttattattaatgcATCTGTTTTTAATAAATGCTCCTTGCTGAGGTGGAACAACCTTGGAAATGGAACTGCTCATTCTCATTGTGAtgatttttgtaaatattttgaagcaaaagttGCTCAGACCTATTGGTCTAAACTGATTTTCCTTTTTTGCACCTTTTACCTTTGGTAGTAACACCAAGAAAATGGAATTGAGCCTATTGGGTATGAACTTTTGCCTCCAGCAGTAAGAGATGACTGATACCAGGTCTTGTTGAATAATATTCCATGCAGATTTATAGAAAGAACCAGAGAATCCATCTGTTTCAGGTGCACTATCTTGATTTAGATCAAATACGCATCTTTAATTTCTTCAGCAGATGGAGTGTGCTCAAGGAAAGCATTATCTGCAGTAGTGATAACTTTAGGTATAACTGAAAAAGTATCTTCAGAGAAGGAAACCGGTTGAGCTTGAAATTTTATAGAGAAATGATTAATAAAAAGGTCTGTTATCCCTTGATGAGTTGAAATGATGATGCCATTACCATTTTCTAGTTCAGAAATAGAGTTATGGATCTGCCTAATCTTGATTTTAGTGTGAAAAATCTTGAAGCATCACCTTATTTAATCCATGAAATTCTTTATTTTTGGCACATCATAGTGTTGCATTGTTGTGGAATCATGTCATATTGTCCACTCAATTGTTCAAGAGCTCTTAGTTAGTGGGATCTTTATCAGAAGCAACATTAGTCTCAAATAATTTTTCTTCAGCTTTTTACAGATTTACTATAACATCAACAAAGACCTCCCAGTTCCATTTTATTatagcataactcggttgaacccaccaaacattggtatgtcaagtttgtttttcatattttagtgaatcaaaactcatccaagagtcgcttaattatgtactagagacaacttcgtataggttagactagatagtctaggaatatgagacacacaagtattacccgaagacctgaagaatgtgaagaagtaacgagctacaacaacgacatcatccttccttttaaggttagtaatattgacttgaactgttttattcctaacgtatatttcaagtcgtgctatgttgaaatcataactgcgaagctttgaatgaatattttactctagtagtaagacatgatcatatgatcataattataaggaattagactatgaaTTATAtcgcttatattttgaactttatagatatgacatcgacataatcgtatgaatgccatTGTAATTATGTGTATgcgtaaaggtgaagatttcatcatagtttCATCCCATAAAACAATGTTtctaatgacccgtccctccaccgatattgtccccacttagccactgaggatatccagcagtgtggggttTCAACGggtatcgctgcggtaatccaacataaacttcccggatggtcacccatccctgaatTACTCCCTCCCGAGCACGCTTCAGTGcaaagttttctgccaactctggagccaattgtgctgaaaaggactcggtgttaggaaaggaaaaatcattacttatattccattcggccatcCACTGCCGAAATATTGGGGTATTACaacaccaccaccttaaattggagtcgtcctcggctccagaatatattcgcaagcccagatctccgacgttctctGCCCCtaatgagaagcacctggaccaactccgtccagcgtacctttccaccctcggcaggtgacccatcgtcggctctgataccatttgtaatgacccgtccctccaccaatactgtccccacttagccattgcGGATAACCGCAGAGGGCAAGTggaaaaatcccacactgctggataaccgcagtgggaaagtgggaacaatatggtgttagttgggatacaactatgGGTCATTTATTTGTGATCGGTTGGGGGAGTATGCTGGCCGATTATGCCAGATACTGCTCTCACAGGagacaaggaacgtctacattataccgaggcctgatggattcacttgactgagttctgggaaaaaacttctcagttaagcgtgcttggccGTGAGTATTcacaagatgggtgacctctcgggaatcTACTGTTTGATATCCGCAGTAGTgtcgttaaaaatcccacactgctggatgaccgcagtgggtaggtgggaacaatatcggtgttagttgggatacaactagggttTTTTCGCTTGGGCTCGGGTGGGGGAGTTTGCTGGGAGATTATGGCAGATGCTGCTCTCACAAGagacaaggaacgtctacattataccaagactgatgggttcacttgactgagttgtgggaaaagCTTCTCAGTTAAATGTTCTCGTCCGGGAGTAGTCACacgatgggtgacctctcgggaagctgctgtTGGATATCCGCAGTAGTGCCATTAAAAATCCCACATCAATGGAGTAAAcggaatgcacatcacttggatagcgcatggcttcaaatatgttaAAGTGTATTATTTCCttgtcaaattccatagtgagtgtacccttatcaacatcaatctccgtctttgcggtcttcataaatggcctcccTAGAAGTAAAGAAGTACACGACCGGTTCTCGTTGTTctccatatccaccacgaagaaatcaaccggaaaaataAGATCATTTACTTGCACTAGATTgtcttctacaagtcccttaTGATATATGTtaaacttgtttgctaattggataCTAACTCTTGTCTatttcaaaggtccaagattcaatgaGACATATATATCAGCCGACATGACACTAATGGAATCTTccaagtcaagtaaagcatgttcaaacctttttATACCAATAGTAATTGGTACCGTGAAACCACCGGGATCTGTGCACTTTCTAagcatcttcttcaatagcatagccgatgcactctcgccaactttagtaatttcgTTATCAAGCAACCTATTcttctttgtgcataattccttcatgaacttagcataccttCATATTGTTTTGATGGCCACGATGAATGGGACgttgatttctatcttcttgaagatgTACAGGAGAGCCTTGTCTTGATATTCTTTCTTGGACTcagcaaaacgactaggaaaataAGGTGGAATAGTGAAAGTATGAACTGATTCCTTGGATTGGGCGGTTGGTGTTGAATCCTCCCTTGGTGCGACTTCGTCATTGTATTTTACTAATTATTCACTAGCTTCTTCATGATGACTTGGATTCTCCACTTGTCTTCCACTCCTCAAGgtaaccgcattaacattctctcttggattcacaaatggttgtgaaggaagctttgtagatgcttgagatttcaatagGTTCACATCGGTTGCCAATTGTCCCATTTGAGTTTGTAAATCCTTGATGTCCGAATCAgtcttttgttgattttgttgaaaCAATGACGTAATACCTTGCATCATGACATTAAGCTTATCATCTATCGAAGATCCTTGTTCCTTCACTTGAGGTTGgcattgttgttgaggttgaaagcgtggttgttggaaaccaccttgttgcaaatatggattaggagccgccGCTTGTTTGTTTGATTAACTAAAGTTAGGATGATCCTTACAACCGGGATTGTAGgtattggagtatggatcataccttggccttgGATTTGGATACAAAGCATTTacttgtttggtttcatcatccggaataattacTGTAGCCATCCTTTGAATCATTatctccatgttatccatcctttgatcaaggtgtgatgatgaatcactaatttcatgcactcgcctaacgtTGGTTCATCTCTTGTAtaaaattgttgcgagtttgtaGCCATACTTTcgatcaactctctagcttggttCAACGTCTTTttcattagtgcaccaccacctgcggcgtcaagaagagatctatcacttgggtggagagctttgtagaagtattggagtatcataacatcactgaattgatggtgtggacagcttgccgccaatctcttgtatcgctctcaacattcatacaatgactctcccacatGTTGCTTCATCCCATAaatatccttgcgaatttgagtagcttttgatgtgggaaaatacctctctaggaaaagtttcttcatcccattccatgttgtgatacttccggaaggcaaataatacaaccattccttagcattgcccgcTAAAGAAAACGAAAaatctttcaacattgctccatgcgcattagtctccggtggaagcatggccatgactATGGAATAaaagtccataagatgtttgtttcggtcttcattcaccatgccatgaaactttggtaactctctaatcaaccccggattgatctcgaaggttgagttatttcggatacaccattgttgtgtgtCGAGCTTGTGATAAGCTAGGTCTTTGAGTGTACGATCAGTCACTGCTTCTTCTTCTATGTCCGAATCTGCGAACTCAAttgatgaagaaggaggaagcgAAGTGTTAACCGCTCGAATTAAATCCTTTAGTTGAAtgccggatcgaagacgtatTGGACTTGGTCtgccctctttaagcattcaccaaaggTATAAcacctgaaataagattctcaaaaactaagttagatacaaTATAGAATCTAAGAAAGcaagaatataaaaataaaataaaaagtaaaataaaaacaactaaaatcgtccgctgctccccggcagcggcgccaaaatttgatgtgtcgtaaccacaacaaattaatcaatatttttacactcaattaacaagtaatatggtgatagttaagttcgttcccacgaggagcaacaGTTTCTAGTTGTTTAATAGTCACTAAAAGGGGGGTTTTGATTATATAATTTATAAAGCAAAATAAacaacaaagcaattaaaagataaaggaaaatcaataagaaagacaagatcaaggaatccttcttcgttgcgaaacaatgaatcaagttatgttgttttccactttttattattcacagattatcaccaaccgtagttaaaacatctagatcagtgttaaacccctaaatcccttgtatcaccggatacaaaagttctcgactaccggattctatttaccaaaccacctaatagtagatcactcaagatgtaatttaaatAAACACATGAAGATTTATGaacttattaggttgatattagtagttagactcttagatcaaggtccacttgctaacgttgttttcaaacacaattgctccacggaatctctccacaaggtctcgtgttttctacttgtgtaaagagtcaagaaacgattacttatcccctaactttcactagctttagatcaaattaacaaatcaattttgagtgcactctaaacaatctatcaatcaaccatgaatgtataaacattcctattaataaaaacaaacaataatcatgtgaaaaacttcaaagtagatttaaaacaaaactcaaaacatgtcaagaactaggaattcatcctcaatcaataagaaaattagctactcatgtttttgaaattcacaaaaataattaaaaggagagtttttaaagttcacacaaataattaaaagaagaattttgaaaagcaagcaaaaacacaagtgttgtgtgtaaaAAGGTGTGTCAAaagtgtgtagagaacttctctatttataggcttcaattttctagcaatcctcttagaaaTAGACTCCCTTTCCTTAAGCAATTCCACATTCCATATCCTTGTCGTTGTAAAATTCTTCCACCTTCTCTTCTAAATCCTAACTCAATTCTTCATCCAATTCCAAATCTAAGTCTTCACATCCCATGAGAGAAACTCACACAAAAATCTGTTATTTTTGGTCCCCGGAACTGTCATGGTGCTACCGGAATCCGACCAAAAAGTTGCATGTCGGTCATCCGAGTTCTGTCACCGTCGACAGAATATTCCATCACGATACCGTTAAAGCTAAAAACTGACCTAACGGTCTTCTGTTAGTCAAAGGAGTCAAAGAAAGGGGAAGTCAGACACCGGGTCAGCTTCTTACTTGGCTAACTAGGCTGACTTGTCTGAGCTAATAGTATGGATCGTTCATTTGATCACCTGACTTGGTTCATCGCAGGCCACTGAGTTAATTCGCCGCCGGAGAAATTTGGCTGAGTTTCGGTTGTTTTCTGGGCATTTCTCAGGCCAATTTCAGGCCTCAACTTTTGGTCTTCTCTTTTTAAGAACCTAGCATACATCTAtttatcttcatttgcagcagttCACCACCCTGTGTATCCTAGCTGCAATTCCTGCATCATCAACTCAACACCACCATTGCATTCAGTCGGAAGCAGCTTCAAACCCCCGTTTCCTCTGTTGAGTCAAACCTTGAATTTCAAGTTCATAACCCCACTGCAAGCCATCACAGATCCAACCTCAAAACTGTTATAATTTCGTTTCATATTCAACAGCAACATCTGCTGCTCCTCCTTCTATCCCATATGCTTCTCAATCTTCCATTGCTGTAACTAAGTTTAGTCCCGTATCAATTTCTGCAAATTCATTTTCTTGAAATCAATCGGCCATTAAAACCATCAACTACAAAGTCTCGAATCAATTTCATTGCGGCAGCTCTCAGATCACGGATTCACAGATCGAACCCATCTTAATTTAATCCTCTCTATCTTCAGAAACCCTTAACAATTCacaatttcttcatctgatttACCCGAAGAAGCAAACCCCATCTTCATTCATTTTAACTCTCAATTTCATAATCCAAATTCGAGCCAACCCGTTACTGAGTTCTCGATATTAGCCTTCATACCCATCACGTCGAtcaccatcttctctttccatcaAATCTCTCGGACAGAAACCACTGCTGCTTTCTTCTCTTTCATGAATGAAATGAACGAGAGGAGAGGACATCTCTCGATTCTAGTAGGGTTATGAGTTGGGTCTGGATAGTGACAACCCACTCATTGGATAAGAaccaccccaattgacatccccTTAACCTTAGCTAGCCTGTCACTAGTACTCCTCCAGAAGagagtttccccttaaccttgactCGGCTCACAATAGTGTTCGcccatgaaatgacaattttttcctttttactcaATTTGGATAATTTCTTCTTAATTTTCTTTagtatgactccagagtacctaataactcaaaaacacgcgtaaagtaaataatttacaagaaaacacagcagagaaagcataaacaatagataataaataggttttattctacaccctatcaaattctcccataattagactttgctagtcctcgagcaaataatactaaaacttacaacttcaaagctttccagcgtcccaagcatcgaAAGAGTTAttaggacatagagtttctgcatactagtaataagaagttagaaatgctagagaacatattctcattcttaaatgttgagtgagaaataaccacaccaaaatgagagaacgcatgtttgagagcgatcaataagcatttcgcctcgacttttgcctcaccaaaaaggattttatgataattgcactcaataagacgaattttttatgggtctcacatgtgtgcaggtaggaatgaagagagaaatcctgcaacacgttgaatggtgggaaggacaacttccgaagtattttaaaaacccacatcttttaacattttgaaaaaccatttttctgacgatctctaagaaaggaaatgaaccactattatcgaggatgagattacttactcaccttcacatccgatcgccaATTATGATAACCCCACTCTCacgacatccaatagaaacgtcttccgctcctcgtctttatcttcttggtcttcgtcttcgacttcaactattgatgataaactgtcGAATTTCGTAATTTATTGACAATTTATAACTCTTTTTTCttaaaatccttgtcgcttgaaacttccttatatatttttccttccccacggctttttttcttgtctcatttttttttaaagacaagagaaataacacaaaacaaagtaaaataaaacaaaccatggccgtgggagAATATTTTACCgattgattcttcacaacttgtatcgtctcgaaatcataaacttcaacaaTTCTCACCTTTTTGATTCTCTTTGCTCTCGTAAATAAGTCTCCATATTTGGATATAGAATTACCTCATTGTATTGTAAGTCTTTAACATATATGTAAAAATCTGCtctttgtatgttgctttacttgaatttaAAATTTGCTCTTTTTCTCGTTCCATTGTTGCTTGCAAACCTTgaatgtcttcaactttccttgtagattttgatgtcgctcgttgttgttgatgatggtgtttctatggacccgttgttatggagagaatggtgctaactgcaaatcgaactacaagaaggaggctttcatctatagacgtcaccctcatgattcaTCTATAGATAttggggagtttaatgtatttgggatcttggggattttgagggagtgtaagagaatgtagggattttgagagagtttggtgttttgagtgtagggagtttgagagactctcccaaaatctctacttttttgagagatttggagtgaggaaaaaatacactGCAAACTCCTTAGAACTCCCAAAACAAACCAACTCCCTACGATTctagtttttaccactaacagggagtttaagagtttctttcaaactcccccacgactaaaggggttttctagggagtttggaagactcttctaaactctcccacgactaacgggccccacgactaacaggaaaaaacacaactagacccaactcccttgaggactaacaccctataGAATCTCTTAAattccctgttagtcataaaacacTAGAAGTATATGGAGTTTAcaatttgggggagtttgagggaATTTCATAATGTTTTTGTACTTGaacaaaatctctcaaaaaacaagagatttATGGGGAGTTGGGGTTAAACTCCCCCAAATTGTGTAGACTCTCGTATACTCCCTCTAAATCCCTAGGAatttaaatacattaaaatctcttgaACTCTCACGACTAACCCCATGTTCATATGATTCGCACCCCCACCCCCTCCGGTACGCATGATACACCCCTAATGAATATGCATAAATAATATGCACCCCGGGTCCAAaaagtaaaagcttttgttagggTTCAAGCCTTGGTTgccgttcttcttcatttcatctcTCCTTCGCCTCATCAAAGGCGGCAAATCGCAGAATCAGATCTTAAATTTCcattgaaaaatacacaaaacaatgATACGGGCTTTACGAAAATTCGGTGGTTCTGCTCCTGTCTACTCGCCACATTCCCCATCTGCTAATCCGATCTCCAAACCAAACCCTAGTTTATCACCCACtcactcatcttcttcttctgttctatTAAACAGAGTTCGCCACTCCAGAGTTTACCGAACCGAACAGTATGTTCACCCACATTACTTTTATTGCGACATGGAGGATTTTAAAGAGTTGTTAATTGGGTACAAGAGTGGTAACAGGAAAATGTATCCATATATATTCGTAGCTTCGACAGCTAGGCATTCTGAACATGGAGAAGATGACAAGAAGCTTATGAAAGAGCTTGGAGTTCTATCACAAGGTGATGATAAGAAGGAAGTTCATCGCGAGAGTTGCCCCCGTCGTGATGAGGGTAATTTTCACTTCTGCTTTCGATTGTTAAATTTGTATTATTTGTTACAGTAGCAAGTAAGTAAACTGActtcaaacatttttttttatctataaaTTAAGATGCAACTCCTAATTTATCCATAACATAGCACTAGGTAATTCATCCATCTATTGATAATTGATATAGCAACAACAAAAAGCAGCAGAAGTTTTTAGACGATGAACTTGTAAAGTGTCAAAAGGGGTGAAGTTTGAGAAGCAGATCATTTTAAGTTGGAGATCTAGGAGGAAATTTACAGAGAAAGAAAATGGAAGATGCATAAAAAGGCACATTTTTTcctcttccattttttttgtagACTTTTGTTTGATACAGTGCCATATAATTTCCTCCCATTACCAAGACTTGGCATATAAATACGAGTACAAC
Above is a genomic segment from Papaver somniferum cultivar HN1 chromosome 10, ASM357369v1, whole genome shotgun sequence containing:
- the LOC113315215 gene encoding uncharacterized protein LOC113315215 isoform X1; translated protein: MIRALRKFGGSAPVYSPHSPSANPISKPNPSLSPTHSSSSSVLLNRVRHSRVYRTEQYVHPHYFYCDMEDFKELLIGYKSGNRKMYPYIFVASTARHSEHGEDDKKLMKELGVLSQGDDKKEVHRESCPRRDEGEGKEVESTTGFMKKKRPWDWPPNPYGISGRDFFLFGRRGRKVFDPIGKPGHYLW
- the LOC113315215 gene encoding uncharacterized protein LOC113315215 isoform X2, whose protein sequence is MIRALRKFGGSAPVYSPHSPSANPISKPNPSLSPTHSSSSSVLLNRVRHSRVYRTEQYVHPHYFYCDMEDFKELLIGYKSGNRKMYPYIFVASTARHSEHGEDDKKLMKELGVLSQGDDKKEVHRESCPRRDEGEGKEVESTTGGRDFFLFGRRGRKVFDPIGKPGHYLW